A single genomic interval of Amycolatopsis albispora harbors:
- a CDS encoding acyltransferase yields MTEVRVHPHGLCESDQVGAGTRVWAFAHVLPGAKVGKDCNICDGAFVEDGAVLGDNVTVKNSTLVFRGVTCENDVFLGPNVVFTNDLRPRAHIKRGPDSLLLTKVRHGATLGAGVVVVCGTEIGEHAFAAAGAVVTGDVPAHAFVAGNPARQKGWVCECGEPLDASLTCAGCQSVYEHRDDGRGLRRRTA; encoded by the coding sequence ATGACCGAGGTTCGGGTGCACCCCCACGGGTTGTGCGAAAGCGACCAGGTCGGCGCGGGCACGCGGGTGTGGGCGTTCGCGCACGTGCTGCCGGGGGCGAAGGTCGGCAAGGACTGCAACATCTGCGACGGTGCGTTCGTCGAAGACGGCGCGGTGCTGGGCGACAACGTGACGGTGAAGAACTCGACCCTCGTCTTCCGTGGAGTGACCTGTGAGAACGACGTTTTCCTCGGACCGAACGTGGTGTTCACCAATGACCTGCGCCCTCGCGCGCACATCAAGCGCGGCCCGGATTCGCTGCTGCTGACCAAGGTCCGCCACGGCGCGACGCTTGGCGCGGGCGTGGTGGTGGTGTGCGGCACGGAAATCGGTGAGCACGCCTTCGCCGCGGCCGGTGCGGTGGTCACGGGGGACGTGCCGGCGCACGCCTTTGTCGCGGGCAACCCGGCACGGCAGAAGGGCTGGGTGTGCGAATGCGGTGAGCCGCTGGACGCCTCGCTGACCTGCGCCGGGTGCCAGTCGGTCTACGAACACCGCGACGACGGCCGCGGCCTGCGGCGGCGAACGGCATGA
- a CDS encoding DegT/DnrJ/EryC1/StrS family aminotransferase, which translates to MSGIPLVDLAAQHRQVADEVADGWAAVLKATAFVGGPQVAAFEAEFAAFSGVAHCAAVGNGTDAIELSLRALGVGPGDECVLPANTFIATAEAVARTGATPVLVDVDERTALLDPDLLAARITPRTKAILPVHLYGQTAAVEDILPIARAAGAFVVEDAAQAQGARRHGVVAGGLGDVAATSFYPGKNLGAYGDGGAVLTRDAGIAERVRLLREHGSPRKYEHTTLGFNSRLDTLQAVVLSAKLRRLAGWNAARRAAAARYSVLLRDVPEVQPPEVLPGNEPVWHLYVLRVAERDRVLAHLQANGIGAGIHYPTPVHLTPAFASLGHRPGAFPVTERLAGQLLSIPLFPEITAAQQEQVVRVLMEAVR; encoded by the coding sequence CGGTGCTCAAGGCCACCGCGTTTGTCGGTGGTCCGCAGGTCGCCGCGTTCGAGGCCGAGTTCGCCGCGTTCTCCGGGGTGGCGCACTGCGCCGCGGTCGGCAACGGCACGGACGCGATCGAGCTTTCGCTGCGGGCGCTGGGCGTCGGCCCCGGTGACGAGTGCGTGCTCCCGGCGAACACCTTCATCGCGACCGCCGAAGCGGTGGCGCGCACCGGCGCCACGCCCGTGCTGGTGGACGTCGACGAGCGGACCGCGCTGCTCGACCCGGACCTGCTCGCCGCGCGGATCACCCCGCGCACCAAGGCGATCCTGCCGGTGCACCTGTACGGGCAGACCGCGGCGGTCGAGGACATCCTGCCGATCGCGCGGGCCGCCGGGGCGTTCGTGGTCGAGGACGCCGCGCAGGCGCAGGGCGCCCGGCGTCACGGCGTGGTCGCCGGAGGACTCGGTGACGTCGCGGCGACCAGCTTCTACCCGGGCAAGAACCTCGGCGCCTACGGGGACGGCGGTGCCGTGCTGACGCGGGACGCCGGGATCGCCGAACGCGTCAGGCTGCTGCGGGAGCACGGCTCCCCGCGGAAGTACGAGCACACGACGCTCGGCTTCAACAGCCGCCTGGACACCCTCCAGGCCGTGGTGCTGTCGGCGAAACTGCGCCGGCTCGCCGGGTGGAACGCGGCACGCCGCGCCGCCGCCGCGCGGTATTCGGTGCTGCTGCGCGACGTTCCGGAGGTCCAGCCGCCGGAGGTGCTGCCGGGCAACGAACCCGTGTGGCACCTGTACGTGCTGCGGGTCGCCGAGCGCGACCGGGTCCTCGCGCACCTGCAGGCCAACGGGATCGGCGCGGGCATCCACTACCCGACGCCGGTGCACCTCACGCCCGCCTTCGCTTCGCTCGGCCACCGGCCGGGTGCTTTCCCGGTCACCGAACGGCTGGCCGGGCAGCTGCTGTCGATCCCGCTTTTCCCGGAGATCACCGCGGCACAACAGGAACAAGTGGTGCGAGTGCTGATGGAGGCGGTTCGATGA